One Peribacillus simplex NBRC 15720 = DSM 1321 genomic region harbors:
- a CDS encoding catalase family peroxidase: MEGTDDFKPELAREAVNVIENVAGTHPGYRRAHARGYVYEGVFTPNGKASSLTVASHLQNEAVPVIIRFSNSSPIPSHPDAISPVKGMAVKFQLPNGEVSDLITVTIPLFFAKTPEAFVDIADFFKSAKEGFPNLKELAKILWQYPESKASLQMLKEMRSPASFSTCQYYSIHAFYFINAEGRRQAIKYEWVPDAGLSMLEKREVAKHSPEYLDEEMEERLKQGPLGFKLNIQIGGENDPTDDPTTAWSEDKQVITIGHLKVSKKSEVFKDHLMFDPTNIPEGIECSEDRILHFRHSAYAVSYERRINNQ, encoded by the coding sequence ATGGAAGGCACTGACGACTTTAAACCTGAACTAGCAAGAGAAGCAGTCAATGTGATTGAAAATGTAGCTGGAACACATCCTGGTTATCGGCGTGCGCATGCAAGGGGATATGTTTATGAGGGAGTTTTTACTCCAAACGGAAAAGCGTCCTCATTAACGGTGGCTTCGCATCTTCAGAATGAAGCCGTGCCGGTGATCATTCGGTTTTCAAATAGCTCGCCGATTCCAAGCCATCCTGATGCCATTTCCCCTGTAAAGGGCATGGCCGTCAAGTTTCAATTGCCGAATGGAGAGGTGTCAGATCTTATTACTGTGACCATTCCGTTATTCTTTGCGAAAACACCGGAAGCGTTTGTTGATATTGCTGACTTTTTCAAATCTGCAAAAGAGGGTTTCCCCAATCTGAAAGAGCTTGCAAAAATCCTGTGGCAATACCCTGAAAGCAAGGCAAGCCTGCAAATGCTTAAAGAAATGCGTTCTCCAGCCAGTTTCTCAACGTGTCAATATTACTCCATACATGCATTCTATTTCATTAACGCGGAAGGAAGGCGGCAGGCCATTAAGTATGAGTGGGTACCTGATGCCGGCCTTAGTATGCTAGAAAAAAGGGAGGTAGCCAAGCATTCGCCAGAGTATCTGGATGAAGAAATGGAAGAGAGGCTCAAGCAAGGTCCGTTGGGCTTTAAATTGAACATACAAATAGGAGGGGAAAATGACCCGACTGACGATCCGACCACAGCTTGGTCGGAAGATAAACAGGTAATCACGATCGGGCATTTAAAGGTCTCCAAAAAATCGGAAGTGTTTAAAGATCATTTAATGTTTGATCCAACCAATATACCTGAAGGAATCGAGTGCTCGGAAGACCGAATCTTGCATTTTCGCCATAGTGCGTATGCTGTTTCATATGAACGTCGGATAAATAACCAATGA
- a CDS encoding Lrp/AsnC family transcriptional regulator, giving the protein MKIDEKDQSILAELTMNSRISMRELAKKVNLSAPTVAERVRQMESFGIIKGYVAEIDHKKIGFPIECIVEATIKNGEYEKFKKYISKVPNVDFCYRIAGQACFMLKIHSESLEEVEEFINRTIPFAATVTHVILSQVEREQE; this is encoded by the coding sequence ATGAAAATAGATGAAAAAGACCAGAGCATCCTTGCTGAATTAACGATGAATAGCCGAATTTCCATGAGGGAATTGGCAAAGAAAGTAAACCTTTCCGCCCCCACCGTTGCAGAACGGGTACGTCAAATGGAGTCGTTCGGGATCATTAAAGGGTATGTTGCCGAGATTGATCATAAAAAGATCGGTTTCCCGATTGAGTGTATCGTGGAAGCAACGATAAAAAATGGGGAATATGAGAAATTCAAAAAGTATATCTCCAAGGTGCCGAATGTTGACTTTTGTTATCGAATTGCTGGGCAGGCTTGCTTTATGCTGAAAATCCACAGTGAGAGCCTTGAAGAAGTGGAGGAATTCATCAATCGGACGATTCCTTTTGCTGCAACCGTTACCCATGTCATCCTTTCACAGGTGGAGCGGGAACAGGAATGA
- a CDS encoding Lrp/AsnC family transcriptional regulator produces MDEIDVSLLELLQMDGRITISELSKKLALSRPSISERMYRLQEKGIIEGFSARVSPLAIGRGVLVFIQVSELKVPVSDFEQLVKNDLDIIECHRVTGTVGYFLKAALADMDSMRILIDRLIPYGHLNTSVVLTSPVPSRSILPRINEMEDHGAKS; encoded by the coding sequence ATGGATGAAATAGATGTCAGTTTACTGGAACTTTTACAAATGGATGGACGCATTACGATTAGTGAACTATCGAAAAAATTGGCTCTCAGTCGACCTAGCATCTCTGAACGTATGTATCGCCTGCAAGAAAAAGGGATCATCGAAGGGTTCAGTGCGAGGGTTTCACCTCTGGCAATAGGAAGGGGTGTACTTGTGTTCATTCAGGTGAGTGAACTTAAGGTTCCTGTTTCCGATTTTGAGCAATTGGTGAAAAATGATTTAGACATTATCGAGTGCCATCGTGTAACAGGAACAGTTGGATATTTTTTGAAAGCCGCTCTGGCTGATATGGACAGCATGAGAATACTAATAGATCGATTAATACCCTATGGACATCTGAATACATCCGTGGTTTTGACATCCCCGGTACCTTCCCGCTCCATTCTTCCAAGGATCAATGAAATGGAGGATCATGGTGCGAAATCTTAG
- the hisC gene encoding histidinol-phosphate transaminase, whose amino-acid sequence MTFTKIPVRQNIESISPYVSGKPIEEVQRELGLETIVKLASNENPFGCSTLAKEAMLTEMEHTSFYPEGMAPALAEKLARKLNINKDHIILGNGSDEVIRLLTRTYIQQYDEVIMADVTFPRYETNVLIDGGTPVKIPLINGVHDLQGMYDAITEKTRMIFVCNPNNPTGTIVQKEKLRTFIEKVPKHILLIVDEAYYEYVDDAEYLETLPLLNMHSNLVILRTFSKIYGLAALRIGYGLMDASIIQELVKVKEPFNTNRLAQAAAFASLDDHPFVEKCVRKNGEGRRYLENELSKMGLTFFPSHANFLMVKLTHPGRDIFEKLLIQGVIIRSGHLLGYENTIRVTIGTPLENERFITSLQHIIN is encoded by the coding sequence TTGACCTTTACGAAAATCCCGGTTCGACAAAACATCGAAAGCATTAGCCCATATGTTTCCGGCAAGCCAATTGAAGAAGTGCAACGTGAACTTGGTCTTGAAACGATCGTTAAATTGGCATCCAATGAGAATCCATTCGGTTGCTCAACTCTAGCAAAGGAAGCCATGCTTACTGAAATGGAGCACACCTCCTTTTATCCTGAAGGTATGGCACCTGCATTAGCTGAAAAGCTGGCAAGGAAATTGAATATCAATAAAGATCATATCATTTTAGGCAATGGATCTGATGAAGTGATACGTTTGTTAACAAGAACCTATATCCAACAATATGATGAAGTCATCATGGCTGATGTGACATTTCCACGGTATGAAACGAATGTATTGATTGACGGTGGCACACCTGTAAAAATACCTCTTATTAATGGTGTACATGACCTGCAGGGTATGTATGATGCCATAACAGAAAAAACTAGAATGATATTTGTTTGTAATCCCAATAATCCGACAGGAACGATCGTTCAAAAAGAAAAGTTACGCACTTTTATCGAGAAGGTCCCGAAACATATTTTACTGATTGTTGATGAAGCATACTATGAATATGTCGATGATGCAGAATATTTAGAAACCTTACCACTTCTTAATATGCATTCAAACCTGGTTATCTTGCGCACTTTTTCAAAGATTTATGGACTGGCTGCATTAAGGATTGGATACGGTTTAATGGATGCTTCCATCATACAAGAGCTAGTTAAAGTGAAGGAACCCTTCAATACCAATCGTTTAGCACAGGCTGCGGCATTCGCTTCCCTCGACGACCATCCATTTGTTGAGAAATGTGTTCGTAAGAATGGAGAAGGAAGAAGATATTTAGAAAACGAACTAAGCAAGATGGGTTTAACATTCTTCCCTTCACATGCCAACTTCTTGATGGTCAAACTGACCCATCCTGGCAGGGATATTTTTGAAAAGTTATTAATTCAAGGTGTCATCATCCGTTCCGGTCATTTGCTAGGCTATGAAAATACTATCCGCGTGACCATCGGCACTCCACTTGAAAATGAGAGGTTCATAACCTCCTTACAACATATAATCAATTAA
- a CDS encoding amino acid permease, with amino-acid sequence MDSNGGSLQKRLLPRHISMMAMGGAIGTGIFKGSAETISLAGPGVIFTYIFAGLLLLVVMGAIAEMAIVYPNTNMKGFVQKAFGKRFSFIVGWMYCFMWLSVCVIEVVVAGSFLQYWLPAIPLWILSLGCAAFIIGVNMMNVKNYGEFEFWFAGIKITMIIVFIILGACILFGVIPSGGSNYLHNFTGHGGFFPNGWMSIFSALLIVMFSYGGSELIGVTVTETKDAERILPKVIKNYIWRVVLFFTLPILVICGLIPWNEISDQASPFVQVLSMSGFQGSAHIMNFILITAVLSAANSGIYGCTRMLHSLAAEGEAPKSFSYVSKNGVPLYSLILSAFVLIAGSMITYVAQDKAFTLLMAFPGFVVSLVWISICLAQLKLRNSYPKAPSFKLWGFPYVTLFAVITLSIICVTFVFSEQNRISIIACLIVLAALISISIFKFKSVDEQETTIVEKDIAK; translated from the coding sequence ATGGATTCAAATGGTGGGTCACTGCAAAAGAGATTATTGCCGCGGCATATTAGCATGATGGCAATGGGAGGGGCAATAGGTACTGGTATTTTTAAAGGAAGTGCCGAAACCATATCGTTAGCAGGGCCAGGAGTCATATTCACTTATATTTTTGCAGGATTATTGCTGCTTGTAGTCATGGGTGCTATAGCAGAAATGGCAATCGTCTATCCAAATACTAATATGAAAGGTTTCGTTCAGAAAGCATTCGGTAAGCGCTTTTCATTCATCGTAGGCTGGATGTATTGTTTCATGTGGCTGTCCGTATGTGTCATTGAGGTAGTGGTGGCAGGAAGCTTCTTGCAGTATTGGCTCCCAGCGATCCCGCTATGGATATTAAGTTTAGGGTGTGCGGCATTCATCATTGGAGTTAACATGATGAATGTTAAAAATTATGGTGAATTCGAATTTTGGTTTGCTGGCATTAAGATTACAATGATCATCGTATTCATTATACTGGGAGCCTGTATTTTATTTGGAGTCATCCCAAGCGGCGGATCTAATTATCTGCATAACTTCACAGGGCATGGAGGGTTTTTCCCAAATGGGTGGATGTCCATCTTTTCGGCATTACTGATCGTTATGTTCTCGTATGGCGGTTCCGAGTTAATAGGGGTGACGGTAACGGAAACAAAGGATGCAGAACGCATTTTGCCGAAGGTCATTAAAAACTATATTTGGAGAGTCGTATTATTTTTCACCTTACCGATACTTGTAATCTGCGGTTTGATTCCTTGGAACGAAATTAGTGACCAGGCAAGTCCGTTTGTACAAGTTTTGTCAATGTCCGGTTTTCAGGGATCTGCACATATCATGAATTTCATTTTGATTACGGCCGTCTTATCTGCCGCTAACTCTGGAATCTATGGGTGTACTCGCATGCTGCATTCTTTAGCTGCAGAAGGGGAAGCACCCAAGTCGTTCTCTTATGTATCTAAAAATGGCGTTCCCTTATATAGTTTGATATTAAGTGCATTTGTCTTGATCGCCGGTTCCATGATTACTTATGTTGCACAGGACAAGGCATTTACTTTATTAATGGCGTTTCCGGGTTTTGTAGTATCACTTGTATGGATCAGCATCTGTTTAGCGCAGCTAAAACTTCGCAATTCATATCCTAAAGCTCCGAGTTTTAAATTGTGGGGCTTTCCATATGTAACCTTGTTTGCTGTAATCACCTTAAGTATCATTTGTGTCACGTTCGTGTTCAGTGAACAGAATCGGATCAGTATCATTGCTTGCCTTATAGTGTTGGCTGCATTAATCTCGATTTCGATTTTTAAATTTAAAAGTGTGGATGAACAGGAAACAACTATAGTAGAAAAGGATATTGCTAAATAA
- the lpdA gene encoding dihydrolipoyl dehydrogenase: protein MVVGEVAVETDVIIMGGGPGGYAAAIRLGQLGKSVVLVEKDKLGGVCLNRGCIPSKALIHAADQYQRLNDLGKMGIRLSQERTTMDLGVWQEWKAGITSQLNQGIAHLCKENGVTVVKGQATFLSDDRIGVETDGDFETYKFEQAIIATGSRPFIPSFIKVDGEYILDSTSSLQLQEVPSSLSIIGGGYIGIELGMAFAKLGTKVTIIEMANRILPQVAENLVKEVTRNAKKLGMNIKTSSRVEKASVVDGQVHLHVSSEKKGTEVVVSEKTLVTIGRIPNTEEIGLNRAGVTVSEKGHIAVDIECRTNVPHIFAIGDTTPGPALAHRATKQGIVAAEVIGGVPSAVDSPYVPYVIFSDPQIAGVGLSREEAEQQGYSVKIGKFPFSANGRALATNETEGFAEVIVDANSHILLGMHMVGADASNLIGEGVLALELAARVEDIALSMHPHPTLTEGWMEAAEAVLGHAIHIVNN from the coding sequence ATGGTAGTAGGGGAAGTTGCTGTAGAGACGGATGTTATCATCATGGGAGGAGGTCCGGGAGGATATGCTGCGGCAATCCGTCTCGGCCAGTTAGGGAAATCGGTCGTGCTGGTTGAAAAGGATAAGCTGGGCGGGGTTTGCCTTAATCGGGGCTGTATACCTTCAAAGGCATTAATTCACGCAGCTGATCAATACCAAAGGCTTAACGATTTAGGGAAAATGGGAATCCGGCTATCTCAGGAAAGAACGACTATGGACTTGGGAGTTTGGCAGGAGTGGAAAGCGGGCATCACTTCTCAGTTGAATCAAGGTATTGCCCATTTGTGTAAGGAAAATGGAGTGACGGTGGTTAAAGGTCAAGCAACCTTTTTATCTGATGACCGTATTGGAGTCGAAACCGATGGCGATTTTGAAACCTACAAGTTTGAACAGGCAATTATTGCGACTGGGTCCAGACCTTTCATTCCATCCTTCATTAAAGTCGATGGAGAATATATATTGGATTCAACATCATCTTTGCAGCTGCAGGAAGTTCCTTCAAGCCTGTCGATCATTGGAGGAGGATATATCGGAATTGAATTAGGTATGGCATTTGCAAAGCTAGGTACTAAAGTGACCATTATTGAGATGGCCAATCGCATACTCCCACAAGTTGCTGAAAACCTGGTAAAGGAAGTCACCCGGAATGCCAAGAAGCTTGGAATGAATATCAAGACATCCTCGAGGGTAGAAAAGGCGAGTGTAGTGGATGGTCAAGTACACCTTCATGTGTCCTCTGAAAAAAAGGGGACGGAAGTGGTCGTGAGCGAAAAGACCCTGGTTACAATTGGCAGGATACCTAACACTGAAGAAATTGGCCTGAATCGGGCTGGAGTTACGGTTAGTGAAAAAGGGCATATAGCAGTGGATATAGAATGCCGTACAAATGTGCCGCACATCTTTGCCATCGGTGACACTACACCTGGTCCGGCTCTTGCACATCGAGCGACCAAGCAGGGAATCGTGGCAGCTGAAGTGATAGGGGGGGTGCCAAGTGCCGTTGACTCACCTTATGTTCCCTATGTAATCTTCTCGGACCCACAAATAGCTGGGGTTGGTTTAAGCCGTGAAGAAGCTGAACAACAGGGATACAGCGTCAAGATCGGCAAATTTCCGTTCAGTGCCAACGGAAGGGCGCTTGCAACGAATGAAACAGAGGGTTTTGCTGAAGTGATCGTGGATGCTAATAGCCACATATTGCTCGGAATGCATATGGTAGGTGCTGATGCTTCCAACCTTATAGGTGAAGGGGTCCTTGCCCTGGAGCTGGCGGCTCGGGTCGAAGATATAGCCCTCAGCATGCATCCACATCCAACTTTGACTGAAGGGTGGATGGAAGCGGCTGAGGCAGTTTTGGGACATGCGATTCACATCGTAAATAATTAA
- a CDS encoding dihydrolipoamide acetyltransferase family protein: protein MLEFKLPDVGEGMHEGEIIQWLIKEGDAVKQDQPIVEVQTDKVNAELTAPAAGVVRKIFFSEGDIVEVGTTIFTIQEENDMPATDTGIIEEEIQVVRSDDVKVNAEHITTKPHHEAVRALATPFVRQMAREMKVDIEKVKGSGPAGRITESDLKQFKENNSITRENANQHDDKIVQEMAPMKDAIQAKGVENEWEERIPLKGIRKKIAEHMVKSVSTIPHVTHVDELEMDRLKEFKNQLKEYSDDKDIKLTFLPFFVKAIVIALKEFKTLNASIDEKTKEIILKNYYHIGIATNTKEGLIVPVIKHADQKTIFELADEIRQLAAQAREGKLSIDQITGSTFTISNVGPIGGMHATPIINYPEAAILALHKMEHRMVVRDLEGVIRLMMNMSLSFDHRLIDGVTAVHFTNRIKELLENPIRLVVEMR, encoded by the coding sequence ATGTTGGAATTTAAACTTCCTGATGTAGGGGAAGGGATGCATGAAGGGGAAATTATCCAATGGCTCATCAAAGAAGGGGATGCGGTAAAACAGGACCAACCCATTGTTGAAGTGCAAACGGATAAAGTCAATGCGGAATTGACTGCTCCCGCAGCGGGAGTGGTCAGGAAAATATTTTTTTCCGAAGGGGATATCGTGGAAGTGGGAACCACTATATTCACAATTCAAGAAGAGAACGATATGCCAGCTACGGATACAGGCATTATTGAAGAAGAAATCCAAGTCGTGCGATCTGATGATGTAAAAGTAAATGCAGAGCATATTACGACTAAACCGCATCATGAGGCAGTGCGTGCGTTGGCAACGCCATTCGTGCGTCAAATGGCGAGGGAAATGAAGGTTGATATCGAGAAGGTTAAAGGCTCCGGTCCGGCTGGGCGAATTACCGAAAGTGACTTGAAGCAGTTTAAAGAAAATAACTCGATTACACGGGAAAATGCCAATCAGCATGATGACAAGATTGTTCAAGAGATGGCCCCGATGAAGGATGCCATCCAGGCAAAAGGAGTGGAGAATGAGTGGGAAGAGCGGATTCCGCTTAAAGGCATTCGTAAAAAAATCGCTGAACATATGGTAAAGTCTGTTTCGACCATTCCTCATGTAACCCATGTAGATGAATTGGAAATGGACCGATTGAAGGAATTTAAAAATCAATTAAAGGAGTACTCCGATGATAAGGATATTAAATTGACTTTCTTGCCATTTTTCGTTAAAGCCATTGTCATCGCCTTAAAGGAGTTCAAAACATTAAACGCTTCAATTGATGAAAAGACCAAAGAAATCATCCTGAAGAATTATTATCATATTGGGATTGCGACGAATACAAAAGAGGGTCTCATTGTTCCAGTCATAAAACATGCCGATCAAAAAACCATTTTCGAACTGGCTGATGAAATCAGGCAATTGGCAGCCCAAGCCCGTGAAGGGAAGTTGAGCATAGATCAAATCACAGGCAGTACATTTACCATAAGCAATGTAGGACCAATCGGAGGGATGCACGCGACCCCGATCATTAACTATCCGGAAGCGGCCATATTAGCTTTGCATAAAATGGAACATCGCATGGTCGTTCGCGATTTGGAAGGTGTTATCCGTTTAATGATGAATATGTCTCTTTCTTTCGATCATCGTTTGATTGATGGGGTAACAGCGGTGCATTTTACCAATAGAATCAAAGAATTGCTGGAAAATCCAATTCGTTTAGTTGTGGAGATGAGATAA
- a CDS encoding alpha-ketoacid dehydrogenase subunit beta has protein sequence MGKNLTMLQAITEALDQMLGHDDRVMILGEDIGVNGGVFRSTEGLYEKYGKDRVVDTPLAESGIIGSAIGLALNGMLPIVEIQFLAFIYPGFEQLVSHAARMRYRTRGQFGVPLVIRTPYGAGIRGPELHSESVETFFAHTPGLKVVAPSNPYDAKGLLISALEDPDPVIFLEPTKLYRAFKEEVPEEMYRIPIGQAKVVKEGSDLTIFAWGAMLREAMNAAKKIEAEKGWKCEVVDLRTLYPLDRDTIVQSIKKTGRALIVHEAHKTAGLGAEIISIINDEALIYLKAPIKRVTGFDVPVPPFTIEDHYLPTVDRVKQGIVETISF, from the coding sequence ATGGGCAAAAATTTAACGATGCTCCAGGCTATTACGGAAGCGCTGGACCAAATGCTGGGTCATGATGATCGCGTGATGATCTTGGGTGAGGATATTGGAGTGAATGGCGGAGTTTTCCGATCGACTGAAGGGCTTTATGAGAAGTATGGAAAAGATCGAGTTGTGGATACGCCATTAGCTGAATCCGGAATCATCGGCTCTGCCATTGGTTTAGCCCTTAACGGAATGCTGCCCATAGTAGAGATCCAGTTTCTCGCCTTTATTTATCCGGGATTCGAGCAACTAGTTTCCCATGCTGCCCGTATGAGGTATCGTACTCGTGGGCAATTTGGGGTGCCCCTCGTAATCCGCACGCCATATGGTGCCGGAATCAGGGGTCCTGAACTTCATTCCGAAAGTGTTGAAACCTTCTTTGCACATACTCCGGGTTTAAAGGTGGTTGCACCCAGTAATCCATATGACGCAAAAGGGCTGCTCATTTCTGCGCTCGAAGATCCTGATCCGGTGATTTTTTTGGAACCGACTAAATTATATCGGGCTTTTAAGGAAGAAGTTCCCGAAGAAATGTACCGAATACCAATCGGTCAAGCAAAAGTGGTCAAGGAAGGAAGCGACCTGACCATTTTTGCATGGGGGGCCATGTTAAGAGAGGCAATGAATGCCGCGAAAAAGATTGAAGCAGAAAAAGGCTGGAAGTGTGAAGTGGTCGATCTTCGAACATTATACCCTTTAGATAGGGATACGATCGTGCAGTCCATTAAAAAGACAGGTCGTGCATTAATCGTCCATGAAGCCCATAAAACTGCCGGATTAGGTGCGGAGATTATCTCCATCATTAATGATGAAGCTCTTATTTACCTGAAAGCGCCGATTAAGCGTGTAACAGGATTTGATGTACCGGTTCCGCCTTTTACAATAGAAGATCATTATTTACCGACTGTTGACCGTGTAAAACAAGGAATAGTCGAAACGATATCATTTTAA
- the pdhA gene encoding pyruvate dehydrogenase (acetyl-transferring) E1 component subunit alpha — protein MKAYSNEDEPEMFRVLTPDGEIIETIDGKIDKSLMLKMYESMLLLRTFDRKSINLQRQGRIGTYAPFEGQEASQAGSALALSAGDWMFPTYRDHGAAIIHGQELYRVFLYWMAHFDGSICPEGKRILPPSVPIATQMVHAVGTAWASKIKGEKNVSIAYFGDGATSEGDFHEALNFAGVYKTPTIFFCQNNGYAISVPFEKQSASKTISQRAAAYDIHGVRVDGNDIFAVWLTVKEAVERALKGEGPTLIEAITFRYGAHTTADNPNIYRDQDEVSTFWRENRDPITRLRKYLNKEGHWNEKQEELVLKQFNELIDAHLQKAEGYPKSDPLEMFNHVYAGESWHLKEQKQELNQILRKGGKK, from the coding sequence ATGAAAGCGTATTCAAATGAAGATGAGCCGGAAATGTTTCGTGTATTGACTCCTGATGGGGAAATCATTGAAACGATTGATGGGAAAATCGATAAATCACTGATGTTAAAGATGTATGAGAGCATGCTCCTGCTCAGAACATTTGACCGAAAATCAATTAATCTCCAGCGCCAAGGCAGGATTGGAACTTATGCACCTTTCGAAGGACAGGAGGCATCCCAGGCAGGAAGCGCTTTAGCGTTGTCAGCAGGGGATTGGATGTTTCCCACATACCGTGATCATGGAGCGGCAATCATTCATGGGCAGGAATTATACCGTGTTTTCCTATACTGGATGGCGCATTTTGATGGCTCAATTTGTCCAGAAGGAAAAAGGATATTGCCTCCAAGTGTTCCCATTGCCACTCAAATGGTTCATGCAGTTGGAACGGCTTGGGCAAGTAAGATTAAAGGCGAAAAGAATGTTAGCATTGCTTATTTTGGTGATGGAGCCACTTCTGAAGGGGACTTTCATGAGGCACTGAATTTTGCTGGCGTTTATAAAACCCCAACAATCTTTTTCTGCCAAAATAATGGCTACGCGATAAGTGTGCCTTTTGAAAAGCAATCGGCATCCAAAACAATATCCCAGCGGGCTGCTGCTTATGACATTCATGGGGTCCGAGTGGATGGAAATGATATTTTCGCAGTATGGCTGACTGTAAAGGAGGCTGTCGAAAGAGCGCTTAAAGGGGAAGGACCTACATTAATTGAAGCGATTACCTTTCGCTATGGAGCCCATACTACTGCAGACAATCCGAACATATATCGCGATCAGGACGAAGTTTCAACGTTCTGGAGGGAAAACCGGGATCCCATTACACGTCTTAGAAAGTATTTGAATAAAGAGGGTCACTGGAATGAAAAGCAGGAGGAATTGGTTTTAAAACAATTCAACGAATTGATTGATGCTCACCTTCAAAAAGCCGAAGGGTATCCGAAATCCGACCCGCTCGAAATGTTTAACCATGTATATGCCGGGGAGTCATGGCATCTAAAGGAACAGAAGCAGGAATTGAACCAAATCTTAAGGAAAGGCGGGAAGAAATAA
- the iadA gene encoding beta-aspartyl-peptidase, which translates to MLTLIKNGELYGPEYMGQKDILLVGKQIGFIEDKIDVPANFVELEVIDASGQIVAPGFIDAHVHIIGGGGEGGFKTRTPEIQLTDATLAGITTLVGVIGTDGTTRTMPALLAKARALEEEGISCFVQTGSYQVPVKTLTGKIEDDLILVEKIIGVGEIAIADHRSSQPTAAELAKLASQARNGGLLSGKSGIVNIHVGDSLDHLDVIEEVVETTEIPITQFYPTHINRNPHLFNAGVEYAKNGGYIDFTTSTIQKFLEEGEVKASTAIKRALEEGVEIGQITITSDGQASLPDFDASGNLRGLNIGTCMSLYDCVVDAVLEDGVTIADAIRVVTENPANILKLSAKGQLAVGKDADIIMMKKKTLEINSVIAMGQTMVKDGEAIVKGTFEK; encoded by the coding sequence ATGCTCACACTTATTAAAAATGGGGAGCTTTATGGTCCGGAATATATGGGCCAAAAAGATATCCTCTTGGTTGGAAAGCAAATTGGCTTCATCGAGGACAAGATTGATGTACCTGCCAATTTCGTTGAATTGGAAGTGATTGATGCGAGTGGCCAAATCGTGGCTCCGGGTTTTATAGATGCACACGTACATATTATCGGCGGAGGTGGGGAAGGGGGCTTTAAAACGAGGACTCCTGAAATCCAATTAACAGATGCCACTTTAGCGGGTATAACGACATTGGTAGGGGTAATCGGAACAGATGGAACGACAAGGACGATGCCGGCACTGCTTGCTAAAGCGAGAGCGCTTGAAGAAGAAGGAATTAGCTGCTTCGTTCAGACTGGTTCCTATCAAGTTCCAGTCAAGACGTTAACCGGTAAGATCGAAGATGATTTGATTCTTGTGGAAAAAATAATCGGTGTTGGCGAAATAGCCATTGCCGATCATCGTTCTTCGCAGCCGACTGCAGCTGAACTGGCTAAACTGGCCTCTCAAGCGCGTAATGGAGGTCTGTTGTCCGGGAAAAGCGGTATCGTCAACATTCATGTCGGCGACAGTCTAGATCATTTAGATGTAATTGAAGAAGTTGTCGAGACAACGGAAATACCGATCACTCAGTTTTACCCTACACATATAAACCGAAATCCGCATTTATTCAATGCAGGGGTGGAATATGCAAAAAACGGGGGGTATATCGATTTTACAACAAGTACGATCCAGAAGTTCCTTGAAGAAGGGGAGGTCAAAGCAAGTACAGCAATAAAAAGGGCACTGGAAGAAGGGGTTGAAATCGGGCAGATCACCATAACTTCAGATGGACAAGCAAGCCTGCCTGACTTCGATGCCAGCGGTAACCTGCGCGGTTTGAACATTGGTACATGCATGTCCTTATATGATTGTGTTGTCGATGCGGTCCTCGAGGATGGAGTGACAATTGCCGATGCCATAAGAGTTGTGACGGAAAATCCTGCAAACATTTTAAAACTTTCTGCAAAGGGACAGCTTGCGGTAGGTAAGGACGCCGATATCATCATGATGAAGAAAAAAACTTTAGAAATAAATAGTGTGATCGCGATGGGGCAGACCATGGTAAAAGATGGTGAAGCAATTGTTAAAGGAACATTTGAAAAATAG